In the genome of Desulfovibrio desulfuricans, one region contains:
- a CDS encoding sigma-54-dependent transcriptional regulator — translation MTTDRFRLADQPATDADSGAKPLEWRDREAAPRKGGRLLIIDDERMARANLARALERGGHESAQAGSGEEGLKLLAEQDFDVVITDIAMAGMNGMEVLKAVRGSKPDVEVIMVTGYPMIESAVEAMRLGAFHYLAKPYSLEEARMLVARALEKRRLRQQVVQMRAQLEASGSVPEMVGASPAMCGLRQALMRLAPTDVAVLLQGETGTGKELAARTMHAQSQRARRRFLAVNCGALSPELLESELFGHEQGAFSGAVRRKEGLFEAASGGTLFLDEIGEMPQGMQVKLLRVLQEQNLRRVGGTVDIPVDVRIIAATNRYLKEEVEAGRFRRDLYYRVAVVTQELPPLRSRAEDVPLLARFFLARLAEQGGGVPLDLDDSALDALRRYPFPGNVRELANILERAAVFCPPGGSIGLAHLPPEVRENPPRQAPPVAMGTDPQEALATSQPQAGGQLQTTTQITAQPLAAGHAAGQDASAHLVPLAEMEKQHILHALELAGDNRTLAADMLGISRSSLWRKLREYGV, via the coding sequence ATGACGACAGATCGCTTTCGTCTTGCAGATCAGCCCGCGACAGACGCGGATTCCGGTGCCAAGCCCCTGGAGTGGCGCGATCGCGAGGCCGCGCCGCGCAAGGGCGGTCGGTTGCTGATCATTGACGACGAGCGCATGGCCCGGGCCAATCTGGCGCGGGCGCTGGAACGCGGCGGGCACGAGTCGGCCCAGGCGGGCAGCGGCGAGGAAGGCCTGAAGCTGCTGGCCGAGCAGGATTTTGACGTGGTCATCACCGACATCGCCATGGCGGGCATGAACGGCATGGAAGTGCTCAAGGCCGTGCGCGGCAGCAAGCCTGATGTGGAAGTGATCATGGTCACCGGCTACCCCATGATTGAAAGCGCCGTGGAGGCCATGCGGCTCGGGGCGTTCCATTATCTGGCCAAGCCCTATTCGCTGGAGGAGGCCCGCATGCTGGTGGCTCGTGCGCTGGAAAAGCGACGCCTGCGGCAGCAGGTCGTCCAGATGCGCGCCCAGCTTGAGGCCAGCGGCTCCGTGCCCGAGATGGTGGGCGCATCGCCCGCCATGTGCGGTCTGCGTCAGGCCCTCATGCGCCTTGCCCCCACCGATGTGGCCGTGCTGCTGCAGGGCGAGACGGGCACGGGCAAGGAGCTGGCCGCACGCACCATGCACGCCCAGAGCCAGCGTGCCCGGCGGCGTTTTTTGGCGGTCAACTGCGGCGCTCTGTCGCCCGAACTGCTCGAAAGCGAGCTGTTTGGTCACGAGCAGGGGGCTTTTTCCGGCGCGGTGCGCCGCAAGGAAGGGCTTTTTGAGGCCGCCAGCGGCGGCACGCTGTTTTTGGACGAGATAGGCGAGATGCCGCAAGGCATGCAGGTCAAACTGCTGCGCGTGCTGCAGGAGCAGAACCTGCGCCGCGTGGGAGGCACTGTGGACATCCCCGTGGACGTGCGCATCATTGCCGCCACTAACCGCTACCTCAAGGAAGAGGTGGAGGCCGGGCGATTTCGCCGCGACCTGTATTACCGCGTGGCCGTGGTCACGCAGGAGCTGCCGCCCCTGCGCAGCCGCGCCGAGGACGTGCCCCTGCTGGCGCGGTTCTTTCTGGCGCGACTGGCGGAGCAGGGCGGCGGCGTGCCGCTTGACCTTGACGACAGCGCCCTGGATGCCCTGAGGCGGTATCCCTTCCCCGGCAATGTGCGCGAGCTGGCCAATATTCTGGAGCGGGCGGCGGTGTTCTGCCCGCCGGGCGGCAGCATCGGCCTTGCGCACCTGCCGCCAGAAGTACGCGAAAATCCCCCTCGCCAGGCACCACCCGTGGCCATGGGCACAGACCCGCAGGAGGCCCTTGCCACGTCGCAACCGCAGGCTGGCGGGCAGCTCCAAACAACGACGCAGATAACGGCACAACCTCTGGCAGCAGGGCATGCAGCGGGCCAGGATGCGTCCGCGCACCTCGTGCCCTTGGCCGAGATGGAGAAGCAGCATATCCTGCATGCCCTTGAGCTGGCGGGCGACAACCGCACCCTGGCGGCAGACATGCTGGGCATCAGCCGTTCATCCCTGTGGCGCAAACTGCGGGAATACGGCGTCTAG
- a CDS encoding diguanylate cyclase domain-containing protein, with protein MRMFTRSLKAQFIEAFTLLILLSSCFLAAITGREASSEARYERGLLLTNRVQSLAKALDQSMWFWIKEVDTLRHTVGLLGPDMNKISVAINRLQDTMPTFAWIGLMDSKGYVVSATDGVLQGTDLSICAIFRQGKNGLFVGDVRRANLLGQLLPHPEGIPLKFVDISMPIGQGELKDWVIVAHLSWTWAREVEEFILSGEGSDTNTKITVLSEDGIPILGGDSTTEPLALPLLQQLENSPSAWAVEPWPDGTSYLTAAVRCSGFKDYDGLQWSVVAQQSLEAAYAPVRRLVTRILVAGLALAVLFALVASYIAQRVIAPLKALSVAADKLSKGERVSIPRKQDIREIEVLSTSLSTLVDNLTRTEKDRNRIQHTAERDALTGLLNRHGLAARIEEAMPDLQQHHGIVELLYMDLDGFKPVNDTYGHHVGDSVLTILGQRLSGCLRKDDVLVRLGGDEFLALLSHRNGTPDILRTVRRIRETVGAPISTEGLLLHIDISIGHATWHCTQESVEDALKRADGALYMAKKTAKGPSDAP; from the coding sequence ATGCGCATGTTCACGCGCAGCCTCAAGGCGCAATTCATTGAGGCCTTCACGCTGCTCATCCTGCTTTCCTCCTGTTTTCTTGCGGCCATAACTGGGCGCGAGGCCAGTAGCGAAGCCCGCTATGAACGCGGCCTACTTCTGACCAACCGCGTGCAGTCGCTGGCTAAGGCTCTTGACCAGTCCATGTGGTTTTGGATCAAGGAAGTGGACACCCTGCGGCATACCGTGGGCCTGCTCGGCCCGGACATGAACAAAATTTCAGTGGCAATCAACCGCCTGCAGGACACCATGCCCACCTTTGCCTGGATCGGGCTCATGGACTCCAAGGGCTATGTTGTGTCCGCCACAGACGGGGTGCTGCAAGGCACAGACCTTTCTATCTGCGCCATTTTTCGCCAGGGCAAAAACGGCCTGTTTGTGGGCGATGTGCGCAGGGCCAACCTGCTGGGACAGCTGCTGCCCCACCCGGAGGGTATCCCCCTCAAGTTCGTGGACATAAGCATGCCCATTGGCCAAGGCGAACTTAAGGACTGGGTTATTGTAGCCCATCTCAGCTGGACCTGGGCCAGAGAGGTGGAGGAATTTATCCTGTCCGGCGAGGGCTCGGACACAAACACAAAAATCACGGTCCTCAGCGAGGACGGAATCCCCATCCTTGGCGGCGACAGCACTACGGAACCGCTGGCCCTGCCTCTGCTGCAACAGCTGGAGAACTCCCCTTCGGCATGGGCGGTAGAGCCGTGGCCCGATGGCACTTCCTACCTGACCGCCGCTGTAAGATGCAGCGGTTTCAAGGATTATGACGGTCTTCAGTGGAGCGTGGTGGCCCAGCAATCGCTTGAAGCCGCCTACGCACCCGTGCGCAGGCTTGTAACCCGTATTCTGGTGGCAGGGCTGGCGCTGGCCGTGCTGTTTGCGCTGGTTGCCAGCTACATTGCCCAGCGGGTCATTGCGCCGCTCAAAGCCCTGAGCGTTGCGGCCGACAAGCTGAGCAAGGGCGAACGAGTGTCCATCCCGCGCAAGCAGGACATACGAGAAATCGAAGTGCTTTCCACATCGTTGTCGACCCTGGTTGACAACCTCACCCGCACGGAAAAAGACCGCAACCGCATACAGCATACTGCGGAACGCGACGCCCTCACCGGCCTGCTCAACCGGCACGGGCTTGCTGCGCGCATTGAAGAGGCCATGCCTGATCTGCAGCAGCATCATGGTATTGTTGAACTGTTGTATATGGATCTTGACGGCTTCAAGCCGGTCAACGACACCTACGGGCATCATGTGGGCGACTCGGTGCTGACCATTCTGGGGCAGCGCCTCTCGGGCTGTCTGCGCAAGGACGACGTGCTTGTGCGCCTTGGCGGCGATGAATTTTTGGCGCTGCTGAGCCACCGTAACGGAACGCCCGACATATTGCGCACAGTACGGCGCATCCGCGAGACAGTAGGCGCGCCCATCTCTACCGAGGGGCTGCTGCTGCACATCGACATCAGCATTGGGCACGCCACATGGCACTGCACGCAGGAATCTGTTGAAGACGCCCTGAAAAGGGCCGACGGGGCGCTGTACATGGCCAAGAAAACCGCAAAAGGCCCTTCAGACGCGCCCTGA
- a CDS encoding sulfite exporter TauE/SafE family protein: MDLLSLDPSQFITLTPVSVAFLLAVGFVGGLVSGFIGSGGAFILTPGMMGLGVPGAVAVASNMCHKFPKAMVGAIKRYRFGQVDIKMGMVIAASAGVGVQIGIRIQRFVLENWGQAGSDLYVSVSFVAVLVVVGSYILKDALRSSHAGLEDDEATPPLAKKLQSINLPPMMSFPKSGLRISLWFTLPVGIATGMLAATIAVGGFVGVPGLIYVIGVPGLIASGTELVTAFAMGLCGSVNWAMHGMIDIRLVFIILAGSLLGVQLGAIGTTYVKPIMIKYVMAAIMLIVAGSRIVALPGYLTALGIIQMGPGMLYICKVVSFVTMCAGLLVGAGMILGAMWRGQQRARKATALGSAA, from the coding sequence ATGGATCTGCTCAGTCTTGACCCGTCGCAGTTTATAACACTCACGCCCGTATCCGTGGCCTTTTTGCTGGCCGTGGGGTTTGTGGGCGGGCTTGTGAGCGGTTTTATCGGCTCCGGCGGCGCTTTTATTCTCACACCGGGCATGATGGGCCTCGGCGTACCAGGCGCGGTGGCCGTGGCCAGCAACATGTGCCACAAATTCCCCAAGGCCATGGTGGGCGCCATCAAGCGTTACCGCTTTGGTCAGGTGGATATCAAGATGGGCATGGTCATTGCCGCCAGCGCAGGCGTGGGGGTGCAGATCGGCATACGCATCCAGCGTTTTGTTTTGGAAAACTGGGGGCAGGCAGGGTCCGACCTGTATGTCAGCGTTTCCTTTGTGGCAGTGCTGGTTGTGGTGGGCAGCTACATTCTCAAGGACGCCCTGCGCTCCAGCCATGCGGGCCTGGAGGATGATGAAGCCACGCCGCCTCTGGCCAAAAAACTGCAATCCATCAATCTGCCGCCCATGATGTCGTTTCCCAAGTCCGGCCTGCGCATCTCGCTGTGGTTTACGCTGCCCGTGGGCATCGCCACCGGCATGCTGGCCGCCACCATTGCCGTGGGCGGATTTGTGGGCGTGCCGGGGCTCATCTACGTCATCGGCGTACCGGGGCTGATCGCCTCCGGCACCGAGCTTGTAACCGCCTTTGCCATGGGCCTGTGCGGCTCGGTCAACTGGGCCATGCACGGCATGATAGACATCCGCCTGGTTTTCATCATCCTGGCCGGATCCCTGCTGGGCGTGCAGCTGGGAGCCATCGGCACCACCTACGTCAAGCCGATCATGATCAAATACGTCATGGCGGCCATCATGCTCATCGTGGCGGGCAGCCGCATCGTCGCCCTGCCGGGCTACCTCACCGCCCTGGGGATTATCCAGATGGGGCCGGGCATGCTTTATATTTGCAAGGTGGTCAGTTTTGTGACCATGTGCGCCGGTCTGCTCGTGGGTGCAGGCATGATTCTTGGCGCCATGTGGCGCGGCCAGCAGCGCGCCCGCAAGGCTACGGCGCTGGGCAGCGCGGCCTAA
- the modB gene encoding molybdate ABC transporter permease subunit yields MDFDVAFIWSPLELSLRVAGAATAISFIVATLAAWRLARKRGPMPALLDALCSLPLVMPPTVLGYYLILLVGRRGVLGPGLAELGINLIFSWQGAVVAATVVVFPLIYKSARAALEQVDKHLEDAARTLGASEWRVFISVSLPLAWKGIFAGIMLAFARGMGEFGATLMIAGNIPGKTQTLALAIYDAFQAGNDLQASWLVAVTSAVCVGLLMAAELLVKLKRRR; encoded by the coding sequence ATGGATTTTGATGTTGCGTTTATCTGGAGCCCCCTGGAGCTTTCGTTGCGCGTTGCCGGTGCGGCAACGGCCATCTCCTTCATCGTGGCGACGCTGGCGGCCTGGCGGCTGGCCCGCAAAAGGGGCCCCATGCCAGCCCTGCTTGACGCTCTATGCTCGTTGCCTCTGGTGATGCCCCCCACAGTGCTGGGGTATTACCTCATACTGCTGGTGGGGCGGCGCGGCGTGCTGGGGCCGGGGCTGGCTGAGCTTGGCATCAACCTGATATTTTCGTGGCAGGGAGCCGTGGTGGCGGCCACGGTGGTGGTGTTTCCGCTCATCTACAAATCGGCGCGCGCCGCGCTTGAACAGGTGGACAAACACCTGGAGGATGCAGCCCGCACGCTGGGCGCGTCGGAATGGCGGGTGTTCATAAGCGTCTCGCTGCCGCTGGCCTGGAAGGGCATTTTTGCCGGCATAATGCTGGCCTTTGCGCGCGGCATGGGCGAATTTGGCGCAACGCTGATGATAGCGGGCAATATCCCTGGCAAGACGCAGACGCTGGCCCTGGCCATTTACGACGCCTTTCAGGCGGGCAACGACCTTCAGGCCTCGTGGCTTGTGGCGGTTACCTCCGCCGTGTGCGTGGGCCTGCTGATGGCGGCCGAGCTGCTTGTAAAACTCAAGAGGCGGCGCTGA
- a CDS encoding ATP-binding cassette domain-containing protein: MISLRLEKKFRNGVTPFTLDVRYDIGDEHKCAVLFGPSGSGKSLTMQCLAGLIRPDAGYIRVGGCTLYDSAQNVSVSVQKRRIGYMFQDYALFPHLNLLQNVAYPRTGCWPWRVCGDERHKAQAMLERLGIGHLAAHLPSQISGGQRQRAALARALNADPLLLLLDEPFSALDPLLRERLRQELLELISDLTIPAVIISHDPDDVDTFAGGLVLYDKGGARTVADYAGLRSGFATAGKCLRYLQEQGGQAEA, from the coding sequence ATGATCTCGTTGCGTCTGGAAAAAAAGTTCCGTAACGGGGTAACGCCGTTCACCCTCGACGTGCGCTACGACATTGGCGACGAGCACAAGTGCGCCGTGCTTTTCGGGCCTTCCGGCTCCGGCAAGTCCCTGACCATGCAGTGTCTGGCGGGTCTGATCCGCCCCGATGCGGGGTACATCCGCGTGGGCGGCTGCACGCTGTACGACAGTGCGCAAAACGTCTCCGTCTCTGTGCAAAAAAGGCGCATCGGCTACATGTTTCAGGATTACGCGCTGTTTCCGCATTTAAACCTGCTGCAGAATGTCGCTTACCCCCGCACCGGCTGCTGGCCCTGGCGAGTGTGCGGAGACGAGCGCCACAAGGCGCAGGCCATGTTGGAGAGGCTGGGCATAGGGCATCTGGCCGCGCACCTGCCCTCGCAGATTTCGGGCGGTCAGCGGCAACGCGCAGCGCTGGCCAGGGCGCTCAACGCCGACCCTCTGCTGCTGTTGCTCGACGAGCCTTTTTCGGCCCTTGATCCTTTGCTGCGCGAGCGGCTGCGCCAAGAACTGCTTGAACTTATCAGCGACCTGACCATCCCTGCGGTGATTATCAGCCACGACCCGGACGATGTGGATACCTTTGCCGGGGGGCTTGTGCTGTACGACAAGGGCGGCGCCCGGACGGTTGCCGACTATGCCGGGCTGCGCAGCGGTTTTGCCACTGCGGGCAAGTGCCTGCGCTACCTGCAGGAGCAGGGCGGGCAGGCAGAAGCCTGA
- a CDS encoding sensor histidine kinase: MLPHFFVWHTIRGKIAIGTGLFLAMLLLLGGIACYDLGRIDRAARLIDMVDDLRSDVLEMRRYEKNLQLFPGRQGDLAALRSFVELARERATSVGQGYNAAMGRRVGDGAHRTLDLLLEGIGTYEALLEDAPSDGAALTDQGQRLSELADSAVRRMRQGIFTAVGDLRTQLLAAIAALLACGVAFAWQIGRHIMRALGAIESAARNVGAGIPLPSPPPQLEAEARHVLQTLDGMATELEKRHSLLLQEKKLASLGVLTSGVAHQLNNPLNNISMGCQLLGEDVNDARQGVRPMPTADDVTAQLNEIQAEVVRARDIVRGLLDFARDRPFSVALHELGGVVRRAVALVRHDMGAGVRIEVDVPEGLRLPMDAQRMQEVLINLLLNAAQAMNGEGLVRITAHADKPAGMVELRVSDSGKGIEAQYIGRIFDPFFSLKPVGEGTGLGLSIAFGIVGKHSGTLEVQSKPGEGACFTVRLPLAARQAADVSGADV, from the coding sequence ATGCTTCCGCATTTTTTTGTCTGGCATACAATACGCGGCAAAATCGCCATCGGCACGGGCCTGTTTTTGGCCATGCTGCTGCTGTTGGGCGGTATTGCCTGTTACGATCTGGGGCGCATCGACAGGGCGGCCCGCCTTATTGATATGGTGGACGACCTGCGCAGCGACGTGCTTGAAATGCGCAGGTACGAAAAAAACCTGCAGCTTTTCCCCGGCAGACAGGGCGACCTGGCTGCTCTGCGCAGCTTTGTGGAGCTTGCGCGGGAGCGGGCCACGTCGGTCGGGCAGGGGTATAATGCCGCCATGGGCCGCCGCGTGGGCGACGGGGCGCACCGTACCCTCGACCTGCTGCTTGAAGGCATCGGAACCTACGAGGCCCTGCTTGAAGACGCGCCCTCCGACGGCGCGGCTCTGACCGATCAGGGGCAGCGGCTGAGCGAGCTGGCCGATTCGGCGGTGCGGCGCATGCGGCAGGGCATCTTTACCGCCGTGGGCGACCTGCGCACCCAGCTGCTGGCGGCCATTGCGGCCCTGCTGGCCTGCGGCGTGGCCTTTGCCTGGCAGATCGGCAGGCACATCATGCGCGCGCTCGGCGCCATCGAAAGCGCCGCCCGCAATGTGGGCGCGGGCATTCCGCTGCCGTCGCCGCCGCCGCAGCTGGAGGCGGAGGCCCGCCATGTGCTCCAGACCCTGGACGGCATGGCGACCGAGCTTGAAAAACGCCACTCCCTGCTGCTGCAGGAAAAAAAGCTGGCCTCGCTTGGCGTGCTGACCTCCGGTGTGGCTCACCAGCTCAATAATCCGCTGAACAATATTTCCATGGGCTGTCAGCTGCTGGGCGAGGACGTCAACGACGCGCGCCAGGGCGTGCGTCCCATGCCCACGGCGGACGACGTAACCGCGCAGCTCAATGAAATTCAGGCCGAGGTGGTGCGCGCCCGCGATATCGTGCGCGGCCTGCTTGATTTTGCCCGCGACCGGCCGTTCAGCGTGGCACTGCATGAGCTTGGCGGGGTGGTGCGCAGGGCTGTGGCCCTGGTGCGGCACGACATGGGCGCGGGCGTGCGCATAGAGGTAGACGTGCCAGAGGGCCTGCGGCTGCCCATGGACGCCCAGCGTATGCAGGAGGTGCTCATCAACCTGTTGCTCAACGCCGCGCAGGCCATGAACGGCGAAGGGCTGGTGCGCATAACGGCGCACGCGGACAAGCCTGCCGGTATGGTCGAGCTGCGCGTGAGCGACAGCGGCAAGGGCATTGAGGCGCAGTATATTGGCCGCATTTTTGACCCGTTTTTTAGCCTCAAGCCTGTGGGCGAGGGTACCGGGCTTGGGCTGTCCATCGCCTTTGGCATTGTGGGCAAGCACAGCGGAACCCTTGAAGTGCAGAGCAAACCCGGAGAAGGGGCCTGTTTTACCGTGCGCTTGCCCCTGGCGGCGCGACAGGCTGCCGATGTTTCAGGAGCGGATGTATGA